The Setaria viridis chromosome 2, Setaria_viridis_v4.0, whole genome shotgun sequence DNA window GCTCCGATCGTCACGCCCTTTCACCAGGAGTTGCCCACGACGTTCCTAAGGTTATTTTCCAGAAACTTGGCTTCGAAGGCACCCCAACCGACgccgccaactataaatacccaagacTTTCAACAAGGAGGAGGATCCCGACGAGTTTAAAcctagccaccaccaccacaagatGAAAAACAAAGATTAGATCAGATCACCACGACGACCAACACCGGCAGGAGTTAGGAGATGCAAGGAAGCCCTCAAGATGATCGGCCTGAGGagccctaggctgatcggcctagggtgttcCTACACCCACTCGCCGCCATTTTCGGTGATGACGTTCTCCAGATTCTCCTTCACCTCTTTTTGCGTCAATCTCTGTAAGATGACGGGGTAAAGCCTCTGTTCATCCCTAggattgtttggatccttgatatgtaactgctacatgtacATTATGCCTATCAATGCTTCATGGTCTAAGTCATTGCAATGCTTTATTTACATATGAGAGTGCTTCATATGTCCTTAGTAGAGTTTGTGGTgatcgtggtgattagcttaactctgcggATGCTTTGATATAGATGTGTGAGCAGAGTTGTTGAGTGTCCCTGTGTAGTGACAGTATGTAGGAGGGAAAGAGCTGAGCGAGCATATAATCTTTGTGATAGCTAGTGAAGGCAACACCGatttgtgtagtagatgcatattcttgtgaacctagatcctagtAAGGGAACGCATATCTATCTTCGTTATCTATCTTGTATCAACATTTgtttcttgtttcttgtttaGTTTAGATTGATTTGTCTCTCTACACATCTCATATTGCCTAATTTCGTTAGTAAGATTAGTATAAAATGAGAGCCAGCAGTCCAATTGTTCTACGAATTGATAAACATTGGAAAATACTCTAAAGAAaactacaactgatccgtgtgcttgcggaCCACCGTCAACAGCTGGGGAAGTGGTAATCTGTCGGTTGCGGTGTGGAGAGGGGTAATCTGTCGGTTGCGGTGTGAGAACAAATTGAGAGGCACGCGCAGATCGATCGAGACATATATATAAAAGGAACTGGAAGAAGGGATGATTGCACACGGTGACTGTACAGTCATGCATGCATCGTCGTGGAGGCGCTGCTAGTTGCTGATTTGCAATGTCCAATCCACCCGTTGacatgatgaattgatgatgcgATATCATTAGCATTTGACGATTTGTACTAAcctaacactactgccaccatTGGCGCGCGCGTTTTCTGATAATTAGAGCCATTGCATGCCTGCAGATGAGTCATCTCACAGGAAGGCCTCGCTGGCAGCGTGTGGCCGGCCACCAAAAATCTGCAAATGCTCATTTGAATATGAACTGGGCACTCGGCAGCAGGTGAGAGTCATAAATCCGAGAACGATTCAAACATGCCACTGTTGTGTCGTTTGACTGCAAACAAAAGATTTAAAAGCCATTTTTCTTTAACACAAACTCAATATATATTTTGCATGCTAGGAGCCGGAGCTCTATCAAATATGCCAGCTACTACTTGCTTATATTCAACACCCACTCCATTGGTTGAAATGTTTTGTTTTGAGTCGAGTGGTTGAAATGTTCTTTATGTTTAGTCGAACGGTGTTGACTTGAACAGTTCAAAACCATTCCTTTTGACTCCATGGGTTGGAGCATTGGAAAACAAGAGAACCGGTTGACAAGCCGCTTGTTTGACGGAGCTCTAGCCAGCCCATTTGTATAGTAGTATCCTAGCTCCATTCTAATTCCTAAATGGATATTTAGAGAATTAGAGCTGCCTTATCTCTCTGTTTCTTTTCAACTGGAAaccttatcttttattttagactAAAACCAGAGCAGTGCTCACTTTGTTTTAACATATGTACTATGGCACAATGGCTCTGTCAGTGGCGTCATCAAAGAAACAGAACCATGCACGCGCGTCACCGTCACCTACTCACCTACAGGAATGCCGACAGCGATGCGGCCAACCACTGGGTTCTGCCATGACAATTCTAACATAAACGTGGCTGCAAGCAGTCAAACTGGCAATGATCGTAAGCCACGGGCCAACGCCGTGGACGAGTCGAATGTGCCACGGGGTGACGATTCCTTATATAGGCTGCCTCAGCCACTAACCGGGACATCACAcaactcccaagtcccaacacAGCTTTCATCAGGCAGAAGCTCACACAAGTTGTTGCAACACGATTTGTTAGGATGCTCAGAGCAGCGCAACTCGTTTTCAGGTCACTCTTCAAGCATTTCCAGTTGAATTCATAGCAACTACCTGTTGACCTGTTGTAATCTGTTTCCTTCATGCAAGAACTTAACAGTCACTTGAGGTAGCTAGTAGCTTTGCTGATGGCCTTGCTGTGGCTTGTGAATGCAGGAGGGAGACGGGCAGAGCTCCGGGAGCCTTGCGTGACCTCATCGGTAGCTTCTCAACGGAGTCGAACAGCCAGAGGTTAGCTGGTAAGGTCGCCATCATCACCGGCGCAGCCAGCGGCATCGGCAAGGCGACGGCCACCGAGTTCATCCGCAACGGCGCCAAGGTGATACTCACCGACATCCAGGACGACGCCGGCCGCGCCGTGGCCGCGGGGCTCGGCCCCGACGCGTCCTACGCCCGTTGCGACGTCACCGACGAGGCCCAGATCGCGGCCGCGGTGGACCTTGCCGTGGCGCGCCACGGCCACCTGGACGTGCTCTACAGCAACGCGGGCGTGGCGGGCGCCGCGGTCCCCGCGCCGCTGGCGTCGCTGGACCTCGCCGACTTCGACCGCGTCATGGCCGCCAACGCGCGGTCGGTGGTGGCGTGCCTCAAGCACGCCGCGCGCGTCATGGCGCCCCGGGGCAACGGCTGCGTCCTCTGCACGGGGAGCACGACGGGGATGctcggcggcgtggcggcgctgcCCTACAGCCTGTCCAAGGCCACGGTCATGAGCGTGGTgcgcgtggcggcggaggagctggcGCGCTCGGGGGTGCGCGTGAACGCCATCTCGCCGCACGCCATCGCGACGCCGCTGCTGGTCCGCTCGCTCGCGAGGATGCACCCGGGCGTCGCCGACGAGCAGCTGAAGCGAATGGTGGAGACGGGCATGAGCGAGCTCCGCGGCGCGGTGCTGGAGCTGGAGGACGTGGCGAGGGCGGCCGTGTACCTGGCGTCCGACGAGGCCAAGTTCGTGACCGGGCACAACCTCGTCATCGACGGCGGGTTCACGGCCGGGAAGCGGATAGGCGTGCCCGCGGCGAGATGAGGAAACAGCTGGCTCGTCTCCTGGGAATAAGTCAAGGTACTTCGTTGATCGGTGAATGCTGAATGGACAAGCATGTTGCTCCTGGGAATAAGTCAATGTACTTCGTTGATCGGTGAATGGACAAGCATGTTGGTGCTTGGGACTTTTAAGGAAAAACTGGCTGCATACCATCAAATAAGTCAACAATTCACTAGGACATGGTCAAGACTTGGAGATGATCAATGCATGAAAATTGACTGGAGATCTTAGTTGAATGGAGAAGAACCTGTACTTGGTGCATGATGGATGCATTTGACTAGCATCTTTGC harbors:
- the LOC117842465 gene encoding momilactone A synthase, which produces MLRAAQLVFRRETGRAPGALRDLIGSFSTESNSQRLAGKVAIITGAASGIGKATATEFIRNGAKVILTDIQDDAGRAVAAGLGPDASYARCDVTDEAQIAAAVDLAVARHGHLDVLYSNAGVAGAAVPAPLASLDLADFDRVMAANARSVVACLKHAARVMAPRGNGCVLCTGSTTGMLGGVAALPYSLSKATVMSVVRVAAEELARSGVRVNAISPHAIATPLLVRSLARMHPGVADEQLKRMVETGMSELRGAVLELEDVARAAVYLASDEAKFVTGHNLVIDGGFTAGKRIGVPAAR